The Vibrio syngnathi DNA window AGCTCTCATAAGCGTCACGCAGTTCGTCGCTGTTCATAACAGAATTCATATGGCTTACAGGAGACCAAATACGGCCTAAACGATCATCCACTTCTTCAATCGGAGCAACGAGGTTGTCCCAGCTTGGTGAAGTATTACCTTCAAGTACTTGTTCTATCTTGTTGCGACACTCTTCAATCACTTGCTCAACCGCTGGCTTAACGTGCTCAGGTTTGATCTGTGAAAACGGAGGTAAGTCCGTGAAGGTTAATAGCGGATTAGACATATAAACATTCCTTTGGCTTTAGAGACTTTCGTCTTTTTTGTAATGAGGTCGTCTTACAGTCATCAGGCTAAGGGTCGCCCTAAAAAATCACCTGCGAATAGTTATTAAATAGTGCCCATCAAGGCAAATTTCAATAGCAGAACCAATAACTAACTGCATATTGCGAACGACTGTTCCTGAATTGATCGAGAATTTATGGTCCATTGAGGGTTATAATAGTCGGATTAACCCCACCTACACTAACCACACTCTAATTCGAGAGTGTTACGAGAGTTTAATTTGTTAAGTTATCGCCACAGCTTCCACGCAGGTAACCATGCCGACGTAGTAAAGCATATCGTACAGAGCCTTATTCTTAATTCTTTGAAACAGAAGGATAAGCCTTTTGTTTATCATGACACTCACTCTGGTGTAGGTCGTTACGACTTAACGCATGAATGGTCTGAAAAAACGGGCGAATACAAACAAGGTATTGCACGCGTTTGGGCACAAACAGAACTTCCTGAAGACATTCAAAGCTACCTTGAGTCTATCTCAGCACTCAACAATGGCGAAAAACTGCGTTTCTACCCAGGTTCACCACGTGTTGCACGCACACACCTACGTGACCAAGACCGCATGGTACTGACTGAGCTTCACCCAGCCGATCACCCGCTGCTTGAGCAAGAGTTCCACCGCGATCGTCAAGTGTCTATCTATAAAGAAGATGGTTTTAAGCGCTTGAAGGGTAGCCTGCCACCAAAAGAACGTCGTGGTTTGGTACTGATCGATCCGCCTTACGAGCTGGCAAAAGAGTATCGTGATGTGGTGACTGCGATTGCTCAAAGCCATAAGCGCTGGGCAACCGGTATCTACGCAATTTGGTACCCGGTGGTAAACCGTTGTGATATCGAAGACATGATTGAAGGACTTGAAGGCTTAGGCATTAACAAGATTCTACAAATCGAACTTGGCGTATCACCAGACACCAATGAGCGTGGCATGACAGCATCAGGCATGATTGTTATCAACCCGCCTTGGAAGCTAGAAAGCCAAATGAACGAAATTCTTCCATTCTTGAAGGAAGCTATTGCGCCGGCAACCGGTCACTTCAAAGTAGAGTGGATCGTACCCGAATAATCTCGAACTTAACGTCATGCTCTGACGAATATTCAGCAGATTGTGACGTACACGAATAAATTTTAAACAGGGAGATTGAGTTCAACCGATCTGCCCTCAATATAATAATTAGACAATTTAAGAATCTATAGGACGTAGGTGTTCAGTGCGCTCACTGTACCCACAGCCTTCAATAAATGGAGAAAGTAATGGCGACTCATTTTGATTACATCTGTATCGGTGGCGGTTCAGGCGGCATCGCATCAGCTAACCGCGCAGCAATGCACGGTGCAAAAGTTGCACTTATCGAAGCTCAAGACCTTGGTGGTACTTGTGTAAACGTTGGTTGTGTTCCTAAAAAGGTTATGTGGCACGGTGCTCAAGTTGCTGAAGCGATCAACCTATATTCAAAAGACTACGGCTTCGACGTTGACGTAAAAGGCTTCAACTGGGGCAAACTGGTTGAAAACCGTCAAGCGTACATTGGTCGTATCCACCAATCTTACGATCGCGTTTTGGGTAACAACAAAATAAACGTAATCAAAGGCTTTGCTAAGTTTGTAGATGAGAAGACTGTTGAAGTAAACG harbors:
- a CDS encoding 23S rRNA (adenine(2030)-N(6))-methyltransferase RlmJ; its protein translation is MLSYRHSFHAGNHADVVKHIVQSLILNSLKQKDKPFVYHDTHSGVGRYDLTHEWSEKTGEYKQGIARVWAQTELPEDIQSYLESISALNNGEKLRFYPGSPRVARTHLRDQDRMVLTELHPADHPLLEQEFHRDRQVSIYKEDGFKRLKGSLPPKERRGLVLIDPPYELAKEYRDVVTAIAQSHKRWATGIYAIWYPVVNRCDIEDMIEGLEGLGINKILQIELGVSPDTNERGMTASGMIVINPPWKLESQMNEILPFLKEAIAPATGHFKVEWIVPE